Proteins encoded by one window of Glycine soja cultivar W05 chromosome 15, ASM419377v2, whole genome shotgun sequence:
- the LOC114385729 gene encoding citrate synthase, mitochondrial — translation MAFFRSVSALSRLRSRVGQQSNLANSVRWLQTPSSSNTDLYSELKELVPEYQERVKKLKKDHGSVELGKITVDMVLGGMRGMTALVWLGSAVDPDEGIRFRGMSIPECQKKLPGAFPGGEPLPEAVLWLLLTGKIPSKAQVDSLSKELRSRATIPDYAYKAIDALPVSAHPMTQFTTGVMALQVQSEFQKAYEGGIAKARYWEPTYEDTMNLIARLPAIAAYIYRRKYKDGKIIPLDDSLDYGANYAHMLGFDDPEMLEFMRLYISIHSDHEGGNVSSHTAHLVASPLSDPYLAFAAALNGLAGPLHGLANQEVLRWIRSIVAEFGTPNISTEQLADYINKTLSRGQVVPGYGHGVLRQTDPRYTCQREFALKHLPNDPYFQLVSKIKEVVPPILTKLGKVKNPWPNVDAHSGVLLNYYGLTEENYYTVLFGVSRSFGVGPQLIWDRALGMPLERPKSVTLEKLEQLVAKSS, via the exons ATGGCGTTCTTCAGAAGCGTTTCTGCACTTTCTCGACTTCGCTCTCGCGTG GGCCAGCAATCTAATCTTGCGAATTCAGTTAGATGGCTCCAAACTCCGAGCTCCAGTAACACT gATCTTTATTCTGAGTTGAAGGAACTAGTTCCAGAGTATCAG GAACGTGTTAAGAAGCTGAAGAAAGATCATGGAAGTGTTGAATTGGGAAAAATTACTGTTGATATG GTACTTGGTGGAATGAGAGGAATGACAGCTTTAGTATGGCTAGGCTCAGCTGTTGACCCGGATGAG GGAATTCGCTTTAGGGGCATGTCAATTCCTGAATGCCAGAAAAAGCTTCCAGGTGCTTTTCCTGGTGGGGAGCCTTTACCTGAGGCTGTACTGTGGCTTCTATTGACAGGAAAG ATACCAAGCAAAGCGCAAGTTGACTCATTATCCAAGGAATTGCGAAGTCGTGCAACTATCCCag ATTATGCTTATAAGGCAATTGATGCATTGCCTGTTTCTGCTCATCCAATGACTCAATTCACAACTGGTGTCATGGCCCTTCAG GTGCAGAGTGAGTTTCAGAAGGCATATGAGGGTGGGATAGCTAAGGCAAG GTATTGGGAGCCAACTTATGAGGATACAATGAATCTAATTGCTCGTTTGCCAGCCATTGCTGCTTATATTTATCGACG GAAATACAAGGATGGAAAAATCATACCGTTGGATGATTCTTTGGATTATGGTGCAAACTATGCTCACATGTTAGGGTTTGATGATCCGGAAATGCTGGAGTTTATGAGGCTGTATATTTCCATCCACAG TGATCACGAAGGTGGCAATGTTAGTTCACACACAGCCCACCTA GTTGCTAGTCCGCTATCAGATCCTTATCTTGCATTTGCAGCTGCTTTGAATGGGTTAGCTGGGCCCCTGCATGGTTTGGCCAATCag GAGGTTCTACGATGGATCAGATCAATAGTTGCAGAGTTTGGAACTCCTAACATAAGTACAGAACAATTGGCTGACTACATTAATAAAACTTTGAGTAGGGGCCAG GTTGTGCCTGGATATGGACATGGGGTTTTACGCCAGACAGATCCAAGATACACATGTCAGAGGGAGTTTGCTTTGAAGCATTTGCCTAATGACCCATATTTCCAGCTG GTGTCTAAAATAAAAGAGGTTGTGCCTCCCATTCTTACCAAGTTAGGCAAG GTTAAAAATCCATGGCCGAATGTTGATGCGCACAGTGGAGTGCTACTGAACTACTATGGTCTAACTGAGGAAAA CTATTATACTGTTCTCTTTGGTGTATCAAGGAGCTTTGGAGTTGGCCCTCAG TTGATATGGGATAGGGCTCTTGGAATGCCACTTGAAAGGCCCAAAAGTGTCACACTAGAGAAGCTCGAGCAATTGGTTGCCaaatcatcgtga
- the LOC114386271 gene encoding putative pentatricopeptide repeat-containing protein At1g03510 gives MLPLNLKLCLITLLSLLLACVNLVAFNLIKEIHGCAVRNSIHLHHQLSSALIEVFERCGSLRCASLVFEKMRDEDKDVVMWSNLIPTCTFHGEAEVGLESFRWMETVEVRQNGVTFLGVLKACNHVGLVDEAVWYFARMSGEYGVEAGSDHYSCLVNVLGRAGRL, from the coding sequence ATGCTACCCCTTAACCTAAAATTGTGCTTAATTACACTTTTGTCCTTGCTCCTTGCTTGCGTTAACCTTGTcgcttttaatttaatcaaagagATCCATGGTTGCGCCGTGAGGAACTCCATCCACCTGCATCACCAGTTGAGCAGTGCTTTGATTGAAGTGTTTGAGAGATGTGGTTCTCTTCGTTGTGCAAGTTTGGTGTTTGAGAAAATGAGGGATGAGGACAAAGATGTGGTTATGTGGAGCAATTTGATCCCTACGTGCACCTTCCACGGTGAGGCGGAGGTGGGGCTAGAGAGTTTTCGATGGATGGAGACTGTCGAAGTTCGGCAGAACGGGGTTACATTTCTCGGGGTGTTGAAGGCTTGCAATCATGTTGGGTTGGTGGATGAGGCGGTGTGGTATTTTGCAAGGATGAGTGGGGAGTATGGTGTGGAGGCTGGGAGTGATCATTATTCGTGCTTGGTGAATGTTTTGGGGAGGGCTGGGAGGTTGTAG